The Lampris incognitus isolate fLamInc1 chromosome 7, fLamInc1.hap2, whole genome shotgun sequence genome window below encodes:
- the b3gnt2l gene encoding N-acetyllactosaminide beta-1,3-N-acetylglucosaminyltransferase 2 gives MKRIQVLVIMILLSSLVLVLLYSTLTSERTFSHKALAQDLTETQTLRAHAPTAAADDGDDDDDDAVPTHPSKQDRVTSFLNVIDISVPASFRKDIPHNRAYWNRLLHANLRQLDQGPYYIPTRGGGWSHCKEMNDGHLKTNVNDFTSYTDTYRDYLRGMNCRYPPVLIDQPNKCISAGKPFLLFAIKSTLANFEKRQAVRETWGKEGLYEDGLSVSTLFLLGSSSLNDPDLKPLLQFEAKHYGDVLQWDFHESLFNLTIKLNAFLKWSAVNCPGASFVFSGDDDVFVNTPAILRYLQSLEPVKASQSYIGQVIADAGPHRDPKNKYYIPLSFYDGPYPPYTGGGGFVYSGALLQPLYKASRILPLFPIDDVYIGMCFKMLGISPDKHEGFRTFDVKTEDRYNMCVQKELILVHQRSPQQIKMLWTGIHSPLLMC, from the coding sequence ATGAAACGTATCCAAGTCCTGGTCATTATGATTCTCCTCAGCAGCTTGGTTTTGGTCTTACTCTACTCAACGTTGACCTCTGAGAGGACCTTCAGTCACAAGGCTTTGGCGCAAGATCTCACAGAGACTCAAACCCTCCGAGCCCATGctcctactgctgctgctgatgatggtgacgatgacgatgatgatgctgTTCCGACACATCCATCCAAGCAGGACCGTGTCACCTCTTTTCTCAATGTCATTGACATCTCAGTCCCAGCCAGTTTCAGAAAGGACATCCCTCATAACAGGGCTTACTGGAATCGCCTGCTGCATGCCAACCTCCGACAGCTGGACCAAGGGCCATACTACATTCCCACCCGTGGTGGAGGTTGGTCTCATTGCAAAGAGATGAACGACGGGCATctaaaaacaaatgtaaatgacTTCACTTCCTACACTGACACATACCGGGACTATTTGCGGGGCAtgaactgcaggtatcccccagtCCTGATTGATCAGCCGAACAAGTGCATCTCTGCAGGGAAGCCCTTCCTCCTTTTTGCCATCAAGTCAACGCTGGCGAACTTTGAAAAGAGGCAGGCGGTGCGGGAGACTTGGGGAAAAGAGGGATTGTATGAGGATGGACTGAGTgtatccacattgttcctcctgggtaGCTCCTCGCTCAACGACCCCGACCTCAAGCCCCTGCTGCAGTTCGAGGCCAAGCACTATGGGGACGTGCTTCAGTGGGACTTCCACGAGTCCCTTTTCAATCTAACCATTAAATTGAATGCGTTTTTAAAATGGTCAGCGGTAAACTGTCCTGGTGCATCTTTTGTCTTCAGCGGGGATGACGATGTATTCGTCAACACGCCGGCAATTCTGAGATACCTACAGTCCCTGGAGCCTGTGAAAGCATCTCAGTCCTATATTGGACAAGTCATTGCCGACGCAGGACCCCACAGGGACCCTAAAAATAAATACTATATTCCTTTGAGTTTTTACGACGGGCCATATCCTCCTTACACCGGAGGCGGTGGGTTCGTCTACTCAGGGGCCCTCCTGCAGCCCCTGTACAAGGCCTCGCGcatcctccctctcttccccatAGACGACGTGTACATTGGGATGTGCTTTAAGATGCTGGGCATTTCCCCTGACAAGCACGAAGGCTTTCGCACCTTTGACGTGAAGACGGAGGATCGTTACAACATGTGTGTACAGAAGGAGCTGATTCTGGTTCACCAGCGCAGCCCCCAGCAGATTAAAATGCTTTGGACAGGCATTCATAGCCCCCTGTTGATGTGTTAG
- the napab gene encoding N-ethylmaleimide-sensitive factor attachment protein, alpha b has product MDNSGKEKEATALMSEAEKKLKSSQSFFGALFGGSSKLEEASDMYVRAANMYKMAKNWCAAGNAFSQAACLHLQMQSKHDAATNFIDAGNAFKKADPQEAINCLNRAIEIYTDMGRFTIAAKHHISIAEIFETELVDIDKAIAHYEQAADYYKGEESTSSANKCLLKVATYAAQLEQYPKAIEIYEQVGTHAMDSTLLKYSAKDHFFKAALCHFCVDMLNAKLAVQKYEEMFPAFSDSRECKLLKKLLDAYEEQNVDAYTDSVKEYDTISRLDQWLTTMLLRIKKTIQEEESDLR; this is encoded by the exons ATGGACAACTCTGGAAAAGAAAAGGAGGCGACGGCGTTGATGAGCGAGGCGGAGAAGAAGCTAAAGTCGTCGCAGTCGTTTTTCGGGGCGCTGTTTGG TGGCTCCTCTAAGCTGGAAGAGGCCagtgacatgtatgttagggctgCCAATATGTACAAGATGGCCAAAAACTGGTGTG ctGCAGGGAATGCTTTTTCCCAAGCCGCTTGCCTTCACCTACAAATGCAGAGCAAACATGATGCAGCGACTAACTTCATAGATGCTGGCAATGCCTTCAAAAAAGCTGACCCACAAG AGGCCATAAACTGTTTAAATCGGGCCATCGAGATATACACAGACATG GGCCGGTTCACCATCGCTGCCAAACATCACATTAGCATTGCTGAGATATTTGAGACCGAGCTGGTGGACATTGACAAG GCTATTGCTCATTATGAACAGGCAGCAGATTACTATAAAGGTGAAGAGTCTACAAG TTCTGCAAACAAGTGCCTTCTCAAAGTCGCGACGTATGCAGCCCAGCTGGAGCAGTACCCAAAAGCTATTGAGATTTACGAACAG GTGGGGACCCATGCGATGGACAGTACGCTCCTCAAGTACAGCGCCAAGGACCACTTCTTCAAGGCGGCGCTCTGTCACTTCTGTGTCGACATGCTGAATGCAAAG CTTGCTGTGCAGAAGTACGAGGAAATGTTTCCAGCCTTTTCAGATTCTCGGGAGTGCAAGCTGTTGAAG AAACTTCTAGATGCATatgaagaacagaatgtggaTGCATATACTGACTCG GTAAAGGAATATGACACCATTTCACGGCTGGATCAGTGGCTCACCACCATGCTACTCCGCATCAAGAAAACCATACAGGAGGAAGAGAGCGACCTTCGTTGA